One Fuerstiella marisgermanici DNA window includes the following coding sequences:
- a CDS encoding CehA/McbA family metallohydrolase, with protein sequence MVSRAHVFAFHALTILVLGNHTSAKGDELSPVAPVDRQPLVAATQRLAEAMKFAGSPFSDDVLQDLKTAHALDDDRAAVKAIQEVLDPLCLSEININAESRVKVKEGPVAKQLMQQGWRAFLIKIHNEAGINPELKVESPNAEPVYQRGKGARQKPRSDEDLVNPSDVPNRWLDVSLLTREPMKPRLSGLAVEYRVVLLYSRDVGKREASLAFNIGQGTQDIGFRNAVAILFNCQPAIEVTLHVKDVDGDGTMAAFVIKDKLGRVYPNPARRLAPDFFFHQQVYRQDGETVALPPGDYDITVTRGPEYLPVKMTVTIPNEKKHSLDIQLQRWIHIAKRKWYSGDHHVHAAGCAHYDSPTEGVGPDDMMRHILGEDLNVGCVLSWGPCWYTQKQFFEGEVSRLSSSEHLMRYDVEVSGFPSSHAGHLCLLKLSEDDYPGTTHLEQWPSWTLPVLKWGKDQGGVVGYSHSGWGLALPDIMPDGSRQFPNRRWGGAAENWKGEAASKLPDYEMPPFDGIGANEYIVTAAHDVCHFISAVDTPAIWELNIWYHTLNCGMTSRISGETDFPCIYGDRVGLGRIYVQLDDDQDLSYDNWIQGLKDGRSYCGDGLSHILDFKVNELGVGQASGKGKEPSRLDIAEPSTVDVTFSAAALLEAEETDATKAIRNRRLDEKPYWHIERSRIAETREVPVEVIVNGEVVATKTLLADGTEQDFTFPVKVQQSSWIAVRILPSAHTNPVFVHVADKPIRANKRSAEWCVKAVDTCWNSKQNAIREDERAAAKKAYDEAKAIYERIAAESIQP encoded by the coding sequence CGATTTTGGTTCTCGGCAATCACACTAGCGCTAAGGGCGATGAACTGTCGCCCGTCGCTCCGGTGGACCGTCAGCCATTGGTCGCGGCTACTCAGCGGCTGGCAGAAGCGATGAAGTTTGCCGGTTCGCCATTTAGTGACGATGTGCTTCAAGATTTGAAGACTGCTCATGCGCTAGACGACGATCGCGCGGCAGTGAAGGCAATTCAGGAAGTGCTGGACCCGCTGTGCCTTTCTGAAATCAACATCAACGCGGAAAGCCGAGTCAAAGTGAAGGAAGGGCCGGTCGCGAAGCAGTTAATGCAGCAGGGGTGGCGTGCGTTTCTGATCAAGATTCACAACGAAGCGGGCATCAACCCGGAACTAAAAGTCGAAAGTCCAAACGCCGAGCCAGTCTATCAGCGTGGCAAGGGGGCTCGCCAGAAACCGCGCAGCGATGAAGATCTTGTCAATCCGTCAGATGTGCCTAACCGCTGGCTGGACGTTTCGCTGCTGACTCGCGAACCGATGAAACCGCGGCTGAGTGGTCTGGCTGTCGAATACCGTGTTGTGCTGTTGTACAGCCGCGACGTGGGGAAACGAGAGGCGTCGTTGGCGTTTAATATCGGCCAGGGAACTCAGGACATTGGCTTCCGTAACGCGGTGGCGATTTTGTTTAATTGTCAGCCGGCTATTGAGGTGACTTTGCACGTCAAAGATGTGGACGGCGACGGCACGATGGCGGCATTCGTGATCAAAGACAAACTCGGTCGAGTCTATCCCAATCCAGCGCGTCGCCTGGCACCGGACTTCTTCTTCCATCAGCAGGTGTACCGGCAGGATGGCGAAACGGTGGCGCTGCCGCCCGGCGATTATGACATCACGGTGACTCGCGGTCCGGAATACCTTCCCGTGAAGATGACCGTCACGATCCCGAACGAGAAAAAACATTCGCTGGACATTCAACTGCAGCGATGGATTCATATTGCCAAGCGCAAGTGGTATTCCGGCGACCATCACGTCCACGCGGCCGGGTGTGCTCACTATGACAGTCCGACCGAAGGCGTCGGGCCGGACGACATGATGCGGCACATTCTGGGCGAAGACCTAAACGTTGGCTGCGTGCTAAGCTGGGGGCCGTGCTGGTACACTCAGAAGCAGTTCTTCGAAGGTGAAGTATCGCGGCTATCTTCGAGCGAACATCTGATGCGGTATGATGTTGAAGTGAGCGGATTTCCGTCTTCGCACGCCGGGCATTTGTGTCTGTTGAAGCTAAGCGAAGACGACTATCCGGGGACAACTCATCTTGAACAGTGGCCGAGCTGGACGTTGCCAGTGTTGAAGTGGGGCAAAGATCAGGGTGGAGTGGTCGGTTACAGCCACAGCGGCTGGGGATTGGCATTGCCGGACATCATGCCGGACGGTAGTCGACAGTTTCCCAACCGCCGATGGGGCGGTGCAGCGGAAAATTGGAAAGGCGAGGCTGCGTCGAAGCTGCCCGATTACGAGATGCCGCCGTTCGACGGAATCGGTGCCAACGAATATATCGTGACGGCTGCTCACGACGTGTGCCACTTCATTTCCGCTGTCGACACGCCCGCGATCTGGGAACTAAACATCTGGTACCACACTCTGAATTGCGGCATGACGTCTCGCATCAGCGGCGAAACCGACTTCCCGTGCATTTATGGTGATCGAGTCGGCTTGGGGCGTATCTATGTGCAGCTTGATGACGATCAGGACCTGAGCTACGACAACTGGATCCAGGGTTTGAAAGACGGTCGCAGTTACTGCGGCGACGGACTCAGCCACATTCTGGACTTCAAAGTCAACGAACTCGGCGTCGGCCAGGCATCCGGCAAAGGGAAAGAACCCAGCCGCCTGGACATTGCGGAACCATCGACGGTCGATGTCACGTTTTCAGCAGCCGCGCTGCTTGAGGCCGAGGAAACTGATGCGACGAAGGCCATCCGCAACCGGCGTCTGGACGAAAAACCGTACTGGCACATCGAACGCAGCCGCATTGCAGAGACTCGCGAAGTACCGGTCGAAGTGATCGTGAATGGAGAAGTTGTCGCCACAAAAACTCTGCTGGCGGATGGTACTGAGCAGGATTTCACCTTTCCTGTAAAGGTGCAGCAATCATCATGGATTGCAGTTCGGATCCTGCCTTCGGCTCATACCAACCCGGTGTTTGTCCACGTCGCGGACAAACCTATCCGCGCCAACAAACGCAGTGCAGAATGGTGTGTGAAGGCAGTGGACACATGCTGGAATTCGAAGCAGAACGCGATCCGTGAAGACGAACGAGCGGCCGCCAAAAAAGCTTACGACGAAGCGAAGGCGATCTACGAACGCATCGCTGCTGAGAGCATACAACCGTAG
- a CDS encoding prenyltransferase/squalene oxidase repeat-containing protein codes for MYLFRLADRVARGLKELDPSRLQRHRDFLLTQRMPDGGFRGREGDSDLYYTGFAVRALAVSGGLQDDVNNGVVNYLKKHQPLDLGVIDLLSWLYSALVVQAGGGEDLLADAPRDFAEKVAEKLEATRVADGGYAKSTEGSAGSTYHSFMVSLTYELIGQTPPKPNRLIQFLYDRQRDDGGFVEIAPMRRSGTNPTAAAVALLHSLGGMDDDIADDVQGFLTDVVSTEGGFQANTRIPFADGLSTFTGLLTGHDLGRRDIIKPDRILQWLTSQIELPTGGFRGASWDQQADVEYSFYGLGILGLLHAT; via the coding sequence ATGTACCTGTTTCGTCTGGCTGATCGAGTTGCTCGGGGCCTGAAAGAACTTGATCCGTCGCGTTTGCAGCGGCATCGTGATTTCCTGCTGACTCAACGCATGCCCGACGGCGGATTTCGGGGGCGAGAAGGCGATTCGGACCTCTATTACACAGGTTTTGCGGTGCGAGCCCTAGCGGTTTCCGGTGGGCTGCAAGACGACGTCAACAATGGCGTCGTCAACTATTTGAAAAAGCATCAGCCGCTGGATTTGGGAGTGATTGATTTGCTGAGCTGGCTGTACAGTGCGTTGGTGGTGCAAGCGGGGGGCGGGGAAGACCTGCTCGCAGATGCACCTCGTGACTTCGCGGAAAAGGTCGCAGAGAAGCTGGAAGCGACTCGAGTTGCCGATGGCGGATACGCGAAAAGCACCGAAGGTTCGGCGGGCAGTACGTATCATTCGTTCATGGTGTCGCTGACTTACGAACTGATTGGACAAACGCCGCCAAAGCCGAACCGGCTGATTCAGTTTCTGTACGACCGACAACGCGACGACGGCGGGTTTGTTGAGATCGCTCCTATGCGCCGCAGCGGGACTAATCCAACGGCTGCAGCGGTCGCGTTGCTGCACAGTCTGGGCGGAATGGATGACGACATCGCCGACGATGTGCAGGGCTTTCTAACCGACGTCGTCAGCACCGAAGGCGGCTTTCAGGCGAACACTCGCATTCCCTTTGCAGACGGCTTATCGACCTTCACCGGACTGTTAACGGGGCACGATCTCGGCCGCCGCGACATCATCAAGCCCGATCGAATTCTGCAGTGGCTGACTTCGCAGATTGAACTGCCGACCGGCGGTTTTCGAGGAGCCAGTTGGGATCAGCAGGCCGACGTGGAATACAGTTTCTACGGCCTCGGAATTCTCGGCTTGCTGCATGCAACGTGA
- a CDS encoding GH3 auxin-responsive promoter family protein, with the protein MTAIPLRIRIRSAIARVVRRKMIRRKDDFLQLAKQSCRDVQRKTLAGLLQLNADSRYSQSLGLNADLSVPQFRQRHPVADYENFRSAIDEMKQGDHRALLGQKNPLLMYAVTSGTTAKSKLIPVTRRFVDDYRRGWQHWGMGVFQSHPKLSQRRMVQISSSHDRQRTADGIPCGNISGLASSMQKRIVQKLYSVPVATAGLLNAEIKRRAIATFALADPWVGMFITANPSTLLQLLAQANESAEPIIRDIHDGQLRCLDPSDAVFGTLSQRMTANPTRAQELHSIMERHGELKPTECWPKMVCLGVWTGGSAAAYLPQLRTAFPNIPIRDHGLHASEGRMTIPFEDNTAAGVLDIESHFFEFIPVAEATSTQPVVLDSHELQDGGEYFILLTTASGLYRYNMFDVVRCTGFFGTTPILEFLHKGAHISSITGEKITESQVVAAVQTAGGNVAIEVRQFTLTPAWGEPPGYCLYVAAANGQTLVDDQLRRVAESVDAELRRLNCEYEEKRATSRLHPMKCEALPEGDWQRYAERRLARSGGSPEQYKHPCLVPDSRFEGVFMKDCRPSVQ; encoded by the coding sequence ATGACCGCCATCCCACTGCGTATTCGAATCCGTTCCGCGATCGCTCGCGTCGTGCGGCGGAAGATGATTCGTCGGAAGGACGATTTTCTGCAGTTGGCGAAGCAGTCATGCCGCGATGTGCAGCGCAAGACTCTGGCCGGGCTGCTGCAGTTGAACGCCGACAGCCGGTACTCTCAATCGCTGGGCCTGAACGCTGACTTGTCCGTGCCGCAGTTCCGTCAGCGGCATCCTGTTGCGGACTACGAAAATTTCCGTTCGGCCATCGACGAAATGAAGCAGGGCGATCATCGAGCGTTATTGGGTCAGAAGAATCCGTTGCTGATGTATGCCGTCACCAGCGGCACGACGGCGAAGTCCAAGTTGATCCCCGTCACGCGCAGATTCGTCGACGACTACCGACGCGGCTGGCAACATTGGGGCATGGGGGTGTTTCAGTCGCACCCGAAATTGTCGCAGCGACGCATGGTGCAGATCAGCAGTTCGCACGACCGCCAACGAACGGCCGACGGCATTCCCTGCGGAAACATCAGCGGTCTTGCGTCGTCGATGCAGAAACGGATCGTACAAAAACTGTACAGCGTGCCAGTCGCCACGGCGGGCCTGCTGAACGCCGAAATTAAACGCCGTGCGATCGCCACGTTTGCTCTGGCCGACCCGTGGGTTGGTATGTTCATCACGGCCAATCCGTCGACGTTGCTGCAACTTTTGGCTCAAGCGAACGAATCGGCCGAACCGATCATTCGCGATATCCACGATGGCCAGTTGCGTTGCTTGGATCCGTCAGACGCGGTGTTCGGAACGCTGTCTCAGCGCATGACTGCCAACCCCACACGCGCACAAGAACTGCACAGCATCATGGAACGGCATGGCGAACTGAAGCCGACCGAATGCTGGCCGAAAATGGTGTGTCTGGGAGTCTGGACAGGCGGCAGCGCGGCGGCCTACCTGCCGCAATTGCGAACCGCGTTTCCCAACATCCCGATCCGGGACCACGGTCTGCATGCCAGCGAAGGTCGCATGACGATTCCGTTTGAAGACAACACGGCCGCCGGCGTGCTGGACATCGAATCGCATTTCTTCGAATTCATTCCTGTCGCCGAGGCCACTTCGACTCAGCCGGTCGTTCTGGATTCGCACGAATTACAGGACGGCGGCGAGTACTTCATTTTGCTGACAACGGCGTCCGGGCTGTATCGCTACAACATGTTCGACGTCGTCCGCTGCACGGGTTTCTTCGGCACCACACCGATACTGGAGTTCCTGCACAAGGGAGCTCACATATCCAGCATCACGGGCGAAAAGATCACGGAATCGCAGGTGGTGGCGGCCGTCCAAACAGCTGGCGGCAACGTTGCTATCGAAGTGCGGCAATTTACGCTCACCCCCGCCTGGGGCGAACCGCCGGGTTATTGTTTGTATGTCGCAGCCGCGAACGGGCAAACGCTTGTTGATGATCAGTTGCGCCGAGTGGCGGAATCTGTTGATGCGGAACTGCGGCGTCTTAATTGCGAATACGAAGAAAAACGAGCCACCTCACGGCTGCATCCGATGAAGTGCGAAGCGCTTCCTGAAGGCGATTGGCAACGGTACGCGGAACGGCGTCTCGCACGATCCGGTGGCAGCCCCGAACAATACAAACATCCGTGTCTCGTTCCCGACAGCCGCTTCGAAGGCGTGTTCATGAAGGACTGCCGACCGTCGGTGCAGTAA